In Rhizorhabdus phycosphaerae, the genomic stretch GGCGATCTTGCAGCCTTCGGCGATGCCCGCGATGACACGCTCGGCGACACCATTGTCGAGCCGGCCCGTGGCGAAATAGTCGAGGAAGAAGAGCGGCTCGGCGCCCTGCACGATCAGATCGTTCGCGCACATCGCGACGAGGTCGATGCCGACGCCGTCATGGCGCCCGCTGTCGATGGCGAGCTTCAGCTTCGTGCCGACGCCGTCATTCGCCGCAACGAGCAGCGGATCATTGTAGCCGGCCGCCTTCAGGTCGAAGAAGCCGCCGAACCCGCCGAGGTCGGCATCGGCGCCTGGACGGCGCGTGGCCCGCGCGAGGGGCGCGATCGCCTTGACCAGGGCATTGCCCGCCGCGATCGACACGCCGGCCTTGGCATAGGTGTAGGATTCTTGATCGTTGCTGCTCATGTTGCAGGCCCCTAGACATATCGTGCTTGGATTTCCACGGCCAAGTCGCCAAAAGGCACTGCGTGACCTTCGCCAAACGCTTTTTCCGTCCCATCCCCCTGTCCATCCTCGGCGCCGGAGCGCTGCTGGGGGCGCTCGCCTTTGCGCAGCTGGAGCGGGCGGACGAGCGCGGGGTTCCGCCGATCGACGGATCGGGCAGCTATGAGGTGAGCGGCATCAAGGTCGATGTCGCGGCCCGTACGGCGGATCAGGCGCGCTATGGCGGCTGGCGCGAGGCGCAGCGCAAGGGCTGGAAGATGCTGTGGGCGCGCGTGAACGGCAAGCCGGTCGAGAATGCACCGGGCCTGCCCGATTCGACGCTCGATTCGATCAGCGGCGGCATCGTCGTCGAGCGCGAGCAGGTCGGTCCGAACCGCTATGTCGCGACGCTGGGCGTGCTGTTCGACCGCGCCCGGGCTGGCGAGCTGCTGGGCGTGAAGGGTGCTGTCCGCCGGTCCGCGCCGATGCTGGTCATTCCCGTCGAATGGAGTGGAGCGACCCCGGTCAGCTTCGAACGGCGCAGCGAATGGCAGAAGGCCTGGGCCCGCTTCCGCGCCGGCAACAGCCCGATCGACTATGTCCGGGTATCCGGAACAGGCGCCGATCCGGTCCTGCTCAACGCCGCGCAGGCGCGCCGCCCCGGGCGCAGCTGGTGGCGGATGCTGCTCGACCAATATGGCGCGGCCAATATCGTCGTGCCCGAGGCGACCCTGTTCCGCCAATGGCCGGGCGGCCCGGTGATCGGCCGGTTCGTCGCCCGCTATGGTCCCGATGCGACGGTGCTCGACCAGTTCACCCTGACCGCCGAGACCGGCGATGGCCTGCCCGCCATGCTTGATCGCGCGGTGCAGCGGATCGATGCGTCCTACACCCGGGCGTTGCAGCAAGGGGCGATGCGCGGCGACAAGTCGCTGGTGACCGAGACCCCGGCCGAGGAAGTGCCGATCGACGACGTGCTCGAGCAGATGGCGGCAGCGGCCACCACAACCGTCACGGTGCAGATCGACACGCCCGATGCCGCGGCGCTGCGCGCGCAGGAGGGGCAGCTTCGAGCCGTGACCGGCGTTACGTCGGTCCAGACCGGCAGCCTGGCGCTCGGTGGCACCAGCAGCAT encodes the following:
- a CDS encoding heavy-metal-associated domain-containing protein; translation: MTFAKRFFRPIPLSILGAGALLGALAFAQLERADERGVPPIDGSGSYEVSGIKVDVAARTADQARYGGWREAQRKGWKMLWARVNGKPVENAPGLPDSTLDSISGGIVVEREQVGPNRYVATLGVLFDRARAGELLGVKGAVRRSAPMLVIPVEWSGATPVSFERRSEWQKAWARFRAGNSPIDYVRVSGTGADPVLLNAAQARRPGRSWWRMLLDQYGAANIVVPEATLFRQWPGGPVIGRFVARYGPDATVLDQFTLTAETGDGLPAMLDRAVQRIDASYTRALQQGAMRGDKSLVTETPAEEVPIDDVLEQMAAAATTTVTVQIDTPDAAALRAQEGQLRAVTGVTSVQTGSLALGGTSSMRVGFSGPASALREALVARGWQVEDVGTGFRIRRAATPAP